One Oryza brachyantha chromosome 3, ObraRS2, whole genome shotgun sequence DNA segment encodes these proteins:
- the LOC102709347 gene encoding DNA polymerase I isoform X1 codes for MACCCLRASTAPRFLLFRAAARRPPLPLAVSRKGFSEQSVMPITDMIENFQGPSMENTPRIPLYDDGLPSSLLTTSPDPSNSVARADPSKSRIMLVDGTSVMYRSYYKILAQLQHGQLEHADGNGDWVLTIFKALSLILDMLEFIPSHAAVVFDHDGVPYGHYTAMPSKECHMAKGMTFRHMLYPAYKSNRTPTPDTIVQGMQYLKASIKAMSIKVIEVPGVEADDVIGTLAVNSVSAGYKVRIVSPDKDFFQILSPSLRLLRIAPRGSGMVSFGVEDFVKRYGALKPSQFVDVIALSGDKADNIPGVEGIGDINAVKLITKFGSLENLLTSVDEVEDERIKQALISQSEQAMLCKSLATLRSDLPSYMVPFKTSDLVFQKPKDDGAKFVKLLRALEAYAEGSSADPIIRRAAYLWNKLNS; via the exons ATGGCGTGCTGCTGCCTCCGCGCTAGCACGGCGCCTCGTTTCCTCCtcttccgcgccgccgcgcggcggccCCCATTGCCGCTCGCCGTCTCCAGGAAG GGTTTCTCGGAGCAGTCAGTAATGCCAATCACAGACATGATTGAGAATTTTCAAGGACCATCCATGGAGAACACTCCACGAATTCCATTGTATGATGATGGCTTGCCCTCAAGCTTGTTGACAACTTCTCCGGATCCTAGCAATAGTGTAGCTCGTGCTGACCCTTCAAAGAGTAGAATAATGCTTGTTGATGGAACCTCAGTGATGTACAGATCCTACTACAAGATATTGG CACAGCTGCAGCATGGTCAACTGGAGCATGCTGATGGAAATGGAGACTGGGTTTTAACTATATTCAAAGCTCTGTCACTG ATTCTAGATATGCTGGAGTTCATTCCATCTCATGCAGCG GTGGTGTTTGACCATGATG GAGTCCCATATGGTCATTATACTGCCATGCCATCCAAAGAATGTCACATGGCAAAAG GAATGACTTTCCGGCACATGTTATACCCTGCTTACAAGAGTAACCGCACCCCAACACCAGACACCATTGTCCAGGGCATGCAATACTTGAAGGCATCTATTAAAGCAATGTCAATCAAAGTAATTGAG GTTCCTGGTGTTGAAGCTGATGATGTTATCGGCACACTAGCTGTCAACAGTGTATCTGCAGGTTACAAG GTACGAATTGTCTCCCCAGATAAAGACTTCTTCCAAATTCTATCACCTTCTTTACGTTTGCTGAGAATTGCTCCACGTGGTTCTGG GATGGTTTCATTTGGAGTTGAAGACTTTGTCAAGAGATATGGAGCTCTGAAACCATCACAGTTTGTTGACGTTATTGCACTTTCAGGAGATAAAGCTGATAATATACCAG gggTTGAAGGGATTGGAGATATTAATGCGGTAAAACTGATAACTAAGTTCG GCTCCTTGGAGAATCTGCTGACATCTGTGGATGAAGTTGAGGATGAACGAATTAAGCAG GCTTTGATATCTCAATCTGAACAGGCAATGCTTTGCAAAAGCTTG GCCACATTACGTTCTGACCTTCCATCTTATATGGTTCCTTTCAAGACATCGGACCTCGTGTTTCAGAAACCAAAG GATGATGGAGCCAAATTCGTAAAGCTCTTGCGAGCTTTGGAAGCATATGCAGAAGGCTCCTCAGCAGACCCAATTATAAGAAGAGCCGCCTATCTTTGGAACAAACTTAACTCGTGA
- the LOC102709347 gene encoding DNA polymerase I isoform X2: protein MACCCLRASTAPRFLLFRAAARRPPLPLAVSRKGFSEQSVMPITDMIENFQGPSMENTPRIPLYDDGLPSSLLTTSPDPSNSVARADPSKSRIMLVDGTSVMYRSYYKILAQLQHGQLEHADGNGDWVLTIFKALSLILDMLEFIPSHAAVVFDHDGMTFRHMLYPAYKSNRTPTPDTIVQGMQYLKASIKAMSIKVIEVPGVEADDVIGTLAVNSVSAGYKVRIVSPDKDFFQILSPSLRLLRIAPRGSGMVSFGVEDFVKRYGALKPSQFVDVIALSGDKADNIPGVEGIGDINAVKLITKFGSLENLLTSVDEVEDERIKQALISQSEQAMLCKSLATLRSDLPSYMVPFKTSDLVFQKPKDDGAKFVKLLRALEAYAEGSSADPIIRRAAYLWNKLNS, encoded by the exons ATGGCGTGCTGCTGCCTCCGCGCTAGCACGGCGCCTCGTTTCCTCCtcttccgcgccgccgcgcggcggccCCCATTGCCGCTCGCCGTCTCCAGGAAG GGTTTCTCGGAGCAGTCAGTAATGCCAATCACAGACATGATTGAGAATTTTCAAGGACCATCCATGGAGAACACTCCACGAATTCCATTGTATGATGATGGCTTGCCCTCAAGCTTGTTGACAACTTCTCCGGATCCTAGCAATAGTGTAGCTCGTGCTGACCCTTCAAAGAGTAGAATAATGCTTGTTGATGGAACCTCAGTGATGTACAGATCCTACTACAAGATATTGG CACAGCTGCAGCATGGTCAACTGGAGCATGCTGATGGAAATGGAGACTGGGTTTTAACTATATTCAAAGCTCTGTCACTG ATTCTAGATATGCTGGAGTTCATTCCATCTCATGCAGCG GTGGTGTTTGACCATGATG GAATGACTTTCCGGCACATGTTATACCCTGCTTACAAGAGTAACCGCACCCCAACACCAGACACCATTGTCCAGGGCATGCAATACTTGAAGGCATCTATTAAAGCAATGTCAATCAAAGTAATTGAG GTTCCTGGTGTTGAAGCTGATGATGTTATCGGCACACTAGCTGTCAACAGTGTATCTGCAGGTTACAAG GTACGAATTGTCTCCCCAGATAAAGACTTCTTCCAAATTCTATCACCTTCTTTACGTTTGCTGAGAATTGCTCCACGTGGTTCTGG GATGGTTTCATTTGGAGTTGAAGACTTTGTCAAGAGATATGGAGCTCTGAAACCATCACAGTTTGTTGACGTTATTGCACTTTCAGGAGATAAAGCTGATAATATACCAG gggTTGAAGGGATTGGAGATATTAATGCGGTAAAACTGATAACTAAGTTCG GCTCCTTGGAGAATCTGCTGACATCTGTGGATGAAGTTGAGGATGAACGAATTAAGCAG GCTTTGATATCTCAATCTGAACAGGCAATGCTTTGCAAAAGCTTG GCCACATTACGTTCTGACCTTCCATCTTATATGGTTCCTTTCAAGACATCGGACCTCGTGTTTCAGAAACCAAAG GATGATGGAGCCAAATTCGTAAAGCTCTTGCGAGCTTTGGAAGCATATGCAGAAGGCTCCTCAGCAGACCCAATTATAAGAAGAGCCGCCTATCTTTGGAACAAACTTAACTCGTGA